The following proteins come from a genomic window of Companilactobacillus pabuli:
- a CDS encoding universal stress protein produces the protein MTPNIKNILVAIDGSLNANRAFNQAVQLAQKLKANLYLTRVVEDYYLNEDDGILQMVNYEDDPEVIEARDDLNQKFMMTVYPIKDTFLRIGDPKKIIANYLVRGLKIDLLIIGKYGKSNNQQANSGTIAEFLKTNAPCQVLVVD, from the coding sequence ATGACTCCAAATATTAAAAATATTCTTGTAGCTATCGACGGTTCACTCAATGCCAATCGTGCTTTCAATCAAGCTGTCCAATTAGCTCAAAAGCTCAAAGCTAATCTATATTTGACTCGTGTCGTTGAAGATTATTACTTAAATGAAGATGATGGCATCCTCCAAATGGTCAATTACGAGGATGATCCTGAAGTGATAGAAGCTCGTGATGATTTAAATCAAAAATTTATGATGACAGTCTACCCCATTAAGGACACGTTTTTAAGAATTGGTGATCCTAAAAAAATTATTGCCAATTATCTAGTCCGAGGGTTAAAAATTGATTTACTAATTATTGGAAAATATGGAAAAAGCAACAACCAACAAGCAAACTCAGGTACAATAGCTGAATTTTTAAAAACAAATGCTCCTTGCCAAGTATTAGTTGTTGATTAA
- a CDS encoding Cof-type HAD-IIB family hydrolase, translated as MYKMIVCDLDETLMNDDGSLSDKNAEAIHAATKKGVYFVVNSGRSYTSFQNDLEKMNLRDKPKQYSISYNGGLILENKDNRPIAVNAMPFDVAKAVFNVGAKNKNASTHVYTQDVLYIYNPIKEDTDYLENRGVSFKIMENADFDQFKDMNVMKVIMALPTVEDRKAMKAAVESQVDASKLTVTFSSGRYVEFNPAGIDKGSASVQLGEILGIKPEEIIAAGDNSNDLPMLKAVGLPVSVANGIDIVKENAKYITKADNNHDALAEVINKFVL; from the coding sequence ATGTATAAAATGATTGTCTGTGATCTTGATGAAACTTTAATGAATGATGATGGTTCTTTGTCTGACAAGAACGCTGAAGCTATTCATGCTGCCACAAAAAAGGGTGTTTACTTTGTAGTTAATTCCGGTCGGAGTTATACTTCTTTTCAAAATGACCTCGAAAAAATGAATTTACGAGATAAACCAAAACAATATTCCATTTCTTACAATGGGGGATTGATTTTGGAAAATAAGGATAATCGTCCTATTGCTGTTAATGCGATGCCATTTGATGTAGCTAAGGCTGTTTTTAACGTTGGTGCAAAAAATAAGAATGCATCTACACACGTTTATACTCAAGATGTCCTTTATATTTATAATCCAATCAAAGAAGATACGGATTATTTAGAGAATCGTGGTGTATCTTTCAAAATAATGGAAAATGCTGATTTTGATCAATTTAAAGATATGAATGTGATGAAAGTTATCATGGCATTGCCAACTGTTGAGGACCGTAAAGCTATGAAAGCAGCTGTTGAATCACAAGTTGATGCATCTAAATTAACTGTTACTTTCTCATCTGGTCGTTATGTTGAATTTAATCCAGCTGGAATCGATAAGGGCAGTGCCTCAGTCCAGTTGGGTGAGATCCTAGGAATTAAACCAGAAGAAATAATTGCTGCTGGTGATAATAGTAATGATTTACCAATGTTAAAAGCTGTTGGTTTGCCAGTCAGTGTGGCTAATGGAATTGACATCGTCAAAGAAAATGCTAAGTATATAACAAAAGCTGATAATAATCATGATGCTTTAGCTGAAGTCATTAATAAGTTCGTTCTATAG
- a CDS encoding helix-turn-helix domain-containing protein has product MALADNIIKYRKKNGMTQEQLAESLMISRQSISRWELGENLPSIDNLISLSGLLDISLDELITGEPYLHFPFDFGRPKSKAAAVILIIIVLIPILMGFIGNIWMSLLIAVILYMIVVWFYPYDYKCYYNYWSLEKRGIRYISDNQEVYSSWDNLIMPIKALLKMRKTKFIPYQQMKEIEIHLQLLGYNPRHSNYSPGTSQLMNESFTLKITTKDEQIVYLTLKPYYVKKSKERQMLPTILEFLKRKNVEFIDKQNICELLKNSDKSLTEQLYELRDGHK; this is encoded by the coding sequence ATGGCATTAGCGGATAATATTATTAAGTATCGTAAGAAAAATGGAATGACACAAGAACAATTAGCCGAATCACTAATGATCTCACGACAATCTATTTCTAGATGGGAATTAGGTGAAAATCTACCTAGTATTGATAATCTGATTTCACTGAGTGGTTTATTGGATATTTCATTAGATGAGTTGATTACAGGTGAGCCGTATTTACATTTTCCATTTGATTTTGGACGTCCTAAGAGTAAGGCGGCGGCTGTGATTTTGATTATTATCGTTTTAATTCCTATACTGATGGGATTTATTGGCAATATTTGGATGTCTCTATTAATTGCAGTTATTTTATATATGATAGTTGTTTGGTTTTATCCTTATGATTATAAATGTTATTACAATTATTGGAGCTTAGAGAAAAGGGGAATTCGATATATTTCTGATAATCAAGAAGTATATAGTTCTTGGGATAATTTAATCATGCCAATCAAAGCACTACTAAAGATGCGAAAGACTAAGTTTATTCCTTATCAACAAATGAAAGAAATTGAGATTCATTTGCAGCTATTGGGTTATAATCCACGACATAGTAATTATTCACCAGGAACTTCACAATTAATGAATGAAAGTTTTACATTAAAAATTACGACTAAAGATGAACAGATCGTTTATTTGACATTAAAACCATATTACGTAAAAAAATCTAAAGAACGACAAATGTTGCCAACTATTTTGGAATTCTTGAAACGGAAGAATGTTGAATTCATTGATAAGCAAAATATCTGTGAATTATTGAAAAATAGTGACAAAAGTTTGACCGAACAATTATATGAATTACGTGATGGGCATAAATAA
- a CDS encoding collagen-binding domain-containing protein: MKMKKANILSCVAISAIVLSGMGITNVKASDNTTVSIEKVVEKSLNPEVQNGGKVSDDFQDVSKNNLGYASKFHIFAKEATLNAHTNGNLAVGSLFGNVNFGTNITDEKLLDKDISYVQEVKNMSESSFVSSNDHRTNKVVFGEVNDVELGKDNASPLVNETPINHLLNNEIFQDKDSNEYLDFDQEFAKLENKSGSLASTNSKTITNADFPDQNQRVIDLSDFEADANNQIVINLDPEVLNASTPLTISGLSADKGGTSIIINVDTKGQNPYAMNSQIKLRFNNGEENPIERPNQETEYFDDNHLLWNFYDSSAGNKQFDGIIEMNNTFQGSVLAPDATINIHHNLDGNIVAEKVNVVGGETHRWDLQDNNNIVTVPEEPGEPDENNEGKELVDPGFTIDPTPTSPEPKPSPENPDGNVDEEDKEEDDDQEIIINGGSESDLDGNGGLDLTGKEVSNQNPNNSSEEKTLSSINEGSGLVPLTNSAQSTDTSSVSGLSRLPQAGATSGILLTIIGVIMLGLGIIVKRVRS, from the coding sequence ATGAAAATGAAGAAGGCGAATATTTTATCATGTGTTGCAATTAGTGCAATTGTATTATCAGGGATGGGAATCACAAATGTGAAAGCTAGTGATAATACAACAGTATCAATTGAAAAGGTAGTAGAGAAGTCACTCAATCCAGAAGTTCAAAATGGTGGGAAAGTTAGTGATGACTTCCAAGATGTATCAAAGAATAATTTGGGATACGCTTCTAAATTCCATATCTTTGCTAAAGAAGCAACTTTAAATGCACATACAAATGGAAACCTTGCGGTTGGATCTTTATTCGGGAATGTTAACTTTGGGACAAACATTACGGATGAAAAATTATTAGATAAAGATATTTCTTATGTTCAAGAAGTAAAAAATATGTCAGAAAGCTCATTCGTTAGTTCCAACGATCACCGGACAAATAAAGTAGTTTTTGGTGAAGTAAACGATGTTGAATTGGGCAAAGACAATGCTTCTCCTTTAGTTAATGAGACACCAATCAATCACTTACTTAATAATGAAATTTTCCAAGATAAGGATTCAAATGAATATCTTGATTTTGATCAAGAGTTTGCTAAATTAGAAAATAAGTCAGGAAGTCTAGCATCAACAAATTCTAAGACAATTACTAATGCTGATTTTCCAGACCAAAACCAACGAGTAATCGACCTCAGTGATTTTGAAGCCGACGCTAACAATCAAATCGTGATTAATTTGGATCCAGAAGTTTTGAATGCTAGTACACCTTTAACAATTTCAGGACTATCAGCTGACAAAGGTGGTACTTCAATTATCATCAACGTTGACACAAAGGGACAAAATCCTTATGCAATGAATTCTCAAATTAAGTTAAGATTCAATAACGGCGAAGAAAATCCTATCGAACGACCAAATCAAGAAACAGAGTATTTCGATGACAATCATTTACTCTGGAACTTCTATGATAGTTCAGCAGGTAACAAGCAATTTGACGGTATTATTGAAATGAATAATACTTTCCAAGGTAGCGTGTTAGCTCCAGACGCTACAATCAATATTCATCACAATTTGGATGGCAATATCGTAGCTGAAAAAGTGAATGTTGTTGGTGGCGAAACTCACAGATGGGATTTGCAAGATAACAATAATATCGTGACTGTTCCTGAAGAACCAGGCGAACCAGATGAGAACAATGAGGGTAAAGAATTAGTTGATCCTGGTTTTACAATTGATCCAACACCAACAAGTCCAGAACCAAAACCAAGTCCAGAAAATCCTGATGGAAATGTGGATGAAGAAGACAAAGAAGAAGATGATGATCAAGAAATCATTATCAATGGTGGTTCAGAAAGCGACTTAGATGGTAATGGTGGTTTGGATTTAACTGGCAAAGAAGTTAGCAATCAAAATCCTAATAATAGTAGTGAAGAAAAAACATTGTCTTCAATAAATGAAGGTAGTGGCTTGGTTCCATTAACTAATTCGGCTCAATCAACTGATACAAGTTCAGTAAGTGGATTAAGCAGATTGCCACAAGCTGGTGCTACTAGTGGTATTTTGTTGACAATTATTGGTGTGATTATGTTGGGATTAGGTATTATAGTTAAGAGAGTAAGATCATAA
- a CDS encoding aldo/keto reductase, whose product MQYKEFSNGVSIPMLGFGTYEIDNADVPAAIQGALDAGYRHFDCAHIYGNEAAIGEAFKKADVKREDLFITSKVWNADQGYDKTLKAFEQTLADLQMDYLDLYLIHWPNEDNFDLTLDTWKAMETLYEQGKVKAIGVSNFSEDQLKKVFAMCKVKPMVNQIERHPYKVQSELGKFDEDNGIVNEGYSPIGHGHLILEDETINKIAKKHHKTAAQVVLRWHIDTGFVVFPKSSKVARVKENFDIFDFNLDDDEIKAISALDQDKHLNY is encoded by the coding sequence ATGCAATATAAAGAATTTAGTAATGGTGTATCAATTCCAATGTTAGGTTTTGGAACTTATGAAATTGATAACGCTGATGTTCCTGCTGCTATTCAAGGTGCTTTAGATGCTGGGTATCGCCATTTTGACTGTGCTCACATTTACGGTAATGAAGCAGCCATTGGTGAAGCTTTTAAGAAAGCAGATGTTAAAAGAGAAGATTTATTTATCACTTCAAAAGTTTGGAATGCCGATCAAGGATACGATAAGACTTTAAAGGCTTTTGAACAAACTTTGGCAGATCTTCAAATGGATTACTTGGATCTATACTTGATTCACTGGCCAAATGAAGACAACTTTGATTTGACACTAGATACTTGGAAAGCTATGGAAACACTTTATGAACAAGGTAAAGTTAAAGCTATTGGTGTTTCAAACTTCTCAGAGGACCAATTGAAGAAAGTCTTTGCAATGTGCAAAGTTAAGCCTATGGTCAACCAAATCGAACGTCATCCATACAAGGTTCAATCAGAATTGGGTAAATTTGATGAAGATAATGGTATTGTCAATGAAGGATATTCACCAATTGGACATGGTCATTTGATTCTAGAAGACGAAACTATCAATAAGATTGCGAAAAAACATCACAAAACTGCTGCTCAAGTAGTATTGCGTTGGCATATTGATACTGGCTTTGTAGTCTTTCCTAAATCATCTAAAGTTGCTCGTGTTAAAGAAAACTTTGACATTTTCGATTTCAATTTAGATGATGATGAAATTAAAGCTATCAGTGCTTTAGATCAAGACAAACATTTGAATTATTAA
- a CDS encoding VOC family protein produces the protein MKIEHVGLFVKDLENTVSFYKKYFGATASEKYHNPKTTFSSRFLTFSDGARLEVCTRENLNTEKLTGYPLGYMHLAMSLGSKEAVDKVSAQIEADGYTHLSGPRVTGDGYYESVVLDPEGNQIELTI, from the coding sequence ATGAAAATTGAACATGTCGGTTTATTCGTTAAAGACTTAGAAAATACCGTTTCATTTTACAAGAAATACTTTGGCGCTACGGCTTCAGAGAAATATCACAATCCTAAAACAACCTTCTCATCACGCTTTTTGACTTTCAGTGATGGAGCACGCTTGGAAGTATGTACTCGTGAAAATTTAAATACAGAAAAACTTACTGGTTATCCTTTAGGGTACATGCATCTTGCCATGTCCTTGGGATCAAAAGAAGCTGTTGACAAGGTCTCTGCACAAATTGAAGCAGACGGCTATACTCATTTGAGTGGACCAAGAGTAACTGGTGACGGTTATTACGAAAGCGTGGTATTGGATCCAGAAGGAAACCAAATTGAATTAACAATTTAA
- a CDS encoding HAD family hydrolase, with the protein MTIKLVAFDMDGTFLNDQNTYNHQRFGEILQKLRAKDIHVAAASGSQYQRLLNQFDEFNQEMDFVSQNGAVVHSAGEPLLVQEIPADAVKKTLDVINHQFAPSDIAEHLVVGYKSAYVDENISKAAFDMTYRYYNHLLRVPDLATATPQRLEDQITSIGVTFDSKVDFDAKMKSLREMLPSGLSSQTSGYNTELISEDTVNKAAGLRELQEKYNVADDEIMTFGDNENDLPMLKITPNSYAMQNAEQKIKDQVAHVTDSNNDEGVLNVLEQLAS; encoded by the coding sequence ATGACTATTAAGTTAGTAGCTTTTGACATGGACGGAACATTCCTCAATGATCAAAATACTTATAACCACCAACGCTTTGGAGAAATCCTACAAAAATTACGTGCAAAAGATATTCACGTAGCAGCTGCATCGGGCTCTCAATATCAGCGTTTACTCAATCAATTCGATGAATTTAATCAAGAAATGGACTTCGTTTCACAAAATGGTGCTGTCGTACATAGTGCCGGAGAACCATTGTTAGTTCAAGAAATTCCAGCAGATGCTGTCAAAAAGACTTTGGATGTAATTAATCATCAATTTGCACCAAGTGATATCGCCGAACATTTAGTTGTTGGCTACAAATCAGCTTATGTTGATGAAAATATTTCCAAAGCAGCGTTTGATATGACATATCGTTACTACAATCACTTGTTACGTGTACCAGATTTGGCCACGGCTACACCTCAACGTTTAGAGGATCAAATCACTAGTATTGGAGTAACCTTTGATTCTAAAGTTGATTTCGATGCCAAAATGAAGAGCTTACGTGAAATGTTGCCATCAGGTTTATCCAGTCAAACTTCTGGATACAATACTGAATTAATCAGTGAAGATACCGTCAATAAAGCTGCTGGTCTTCGTGAGCTTCAAGAAAAATACAATGTAGCTGATGATGAAATCATGACTTTTGGTGATAACGAGAACGATTTGCCAATGCTAAAAATTACTCCAAATAGTTATGCTATGCAAAATGCAGAACAAAAAATTAAGGATCAAGTTGCGCATGTGACTGATTCAAACAATGATGAGGGTGTCTTGAATGTCCTCGAGCAATTAGCTTCTTAA
- a CDS encoding Tex family protein: MATKEAESKMVDLAKPVHQQLNQYRVQQIQAVLSLLDEGNTVPFIARYRKERTGTLDEVAIREIEDETHRLMKLNQRRQDVLKLIQEQGKLTPELKQKLEQATVLQQVEDLYLPYKQKRRTKATIAKEAGLEPLAKWLLTFPNGNLDKKAQEFIDAKKNLPDLAAVWAGVHEILAENFSERADFREWIRQYTWQNGELTSKLKRGAKEKDKQAVYETYYDFQQKLKQVPPYRILAINRGEKEKILTVGIAIDATQILRHGHSKLVGRNRGLAVEKIDTAFEDSYKRFLGPAIERELRRQLSEKADNHAIQVFGNNLYHLLMQAPLKGKVVMGFDPAYRTGCKLAIIDANGRFLTKQVIYPHKPASEKQRAAAAPEFKKLLEKYHVQMIAIGNGTASRESEEFVSGILKTIKQSIYYVIVNEAGASVYSASANARAEFADLHVEERSAISIGRRLQDPLAELIKVDPKAIGVGQYQHDVPEKALDEQLDRVVETAVNQVGVNVNTASPELLTHISGLTATTAKNIVKFRNENGSFTDRQSLKSVPRLGPKAYQQAVGFLRIIGGSDPLDNTDIHPESYSATRELLKSIDETPQAVGTPKLQQQLSQLNQEKSAQQLNIGVATLTDIIAGLSKPGRDLRDSMPAPLLRQDVLTMADLKPGMELQGTVRNVIDFGAFVDIGVKQDGLVHISQLSDHFVSDPSTVVTIGDIVTVWVLSVDENRNRIQLTMKKPGK; this comes from the coding sequence ATGGCAACTAAAGAAGCAGAAAGCAAAATGGTGGATTTGGCAAAACCAGTTCATCAACAATTGAATCAATATCGTGTTCAACAGATTCAAGCGGTTTTGAGTTTATTAGATGAAGGAAACACAGTTCCTTTTATCGCTCGTTATCGAAAAGAACGTACGGGAACATTGGACGAAGTGGCGATTCGAGAAATTGAAGATGAAACACATCGTTTGATGAAACTCAACCAAAGACGTCAAGATGTTTTAAAATTGATTCAGGAACAAGGTAAGTTAACTCCTGAACTCAAACAAAAACTAGAACAGGCAACAGTATTGCAACAAGTTGAGGATCTCTATCTTCCTTACAAGCAAAAACGTCGGACTAAGGCTACGATTGCCAAGGAAGCTGGCTTAGAGCCCTTAGCTAAATGGTTGTTAACTTTTCCAAATGGAAATTTAGATAAAAAGGCTCAAGAATTTATCGATGCCAAGAAAAATCTGCCAGATTTAGCAGCAGTTTGGGCTGGAGTACATGAAATATTAGCCGAAAACTTCAGTGAGCGAGCTGATTTCAGAGAATGGATCAGACAATATACTTGGCAAAATGGTGAATTGACTAGCAAATTAAAACGTGGTGCTAAGGAAAAAGACAAACAAGCAGTTTATGAAACTTATTACGACTTCCAACAAAAATTAAAACAAGTTCCACCTTATCGAATCCTCGCCATCAACCGTGGTGAAAAGGAAAAGATTTTGACCGTAGGAATTGCTATCGATGCAACACAGATCTTACGTCACGGACATTCTAAACTAGTTGGCCGTAATCGTGGGTTAGCGGTTGAAAAAATCGATACAGCTTTTGAGGATTCTTACAAGCGTTTCTTAGGACCGGCTATCGAGCGTGAATTACGTCGCCAATTGTCAGAAAAAGCTGATAATCATGCTATTCAAGTCTTTGGTAATAACTTGTATCACCTCCTGATGCAAGCACCTTTGAAGGGTAAGGTTGTAATGGGCTTTGACCCTGCTTATCGGACAGGATGTAAATTAGCAATTATCGATGCTAATGGTCGTTTCCTAACTAAGCAAGTGATTTATCCTCACAAGCCAGCTAGTGAAAAACAACGTGCAGCGGCAGCACCTGAGTTTAAAAAGCTGTTAGAAAAGTATCACGTTCAGATGATTGCCATTGGAAATGGTACTGCTAGTCGTGAATCAGAAGAATTTGTCAGTGGAATTTTAAAGACTATCAAGCAATCAATTTATTACGTCATCGTCAATGAAGCAGGAGCCTCGGTTTATTCTGCCAGTGCTAATGCTAGAGCTGAGTTTGCTGATTTGCACGTTGAAGAACGTTCCGCAATTAGTATTGGTCGTCGTTTGCAAGATCCATTGGCCGAATTGATTAAGGTTGATCCTAAAGCAATCGGTGTCGGTCAATATCAACACGATGTTCCTGAAAAAGCTCTAGATGAACAATTAGATCGAGTTGTTGAAACAGCGGTTAACCAAGTTGGGGTTAACGTTAATACGGCCAGCCCAGAATTATTGACGCATATTTCAGGTTTGACAGCGACAACAGCCAAAAATATCGTCAAATTCAGAAATGAAAATGGTTCATTTACCGACAGACAATCATTAAAATCAGTTCCACGTTTAGGCCCTAAAGCTTATCAACAAGCAGTCGGTTTCCTAAGAATTATCGGTGGAAGTGATCCGTTGGACAATACTGATATTCATCCGGAAAGTTATTCTGCTACTAGAGAATTGTTGAAGAGTATTGATGAAACACCACAAGCGGTGGGAACTCCGAAATTGCAACAACAATTAAGTCAGTTGAATCAGGAAAAGTCGGCTCAACAGTTAAATATCGGTGTTGCTACTTTGACTGATATTATCGCCGGTTTGAGTAAACCTGGTCGTGATTTGCGTGACAGTATGCCAGCACCACTGCTTCGTCAAGATGTTTTAACGATGGCTGATTTGAAACCAGGGATGGAACTTCAAGGTACAGTTCGTAATGTAATTGACTTTGGAGCTTTTGTTGATATTGGTGTTAAGCAAGACGGTTTAGTGCACATTTCTCAATTATCCGACCATTTTGTCAGTGATCCTAGTACCGTTGTGACAATTGGTGATATTGTGACAGTTTGGGTTTTGAGTGTGGATGAGAATCGTAATCGAATTCAATTAACAATGAAAAAGCCAGGTAAATAA
- a CDS encoding IS3 family transposase, whose translation MACLNSEEEKLSNQEKAQIINELRQEFNEPLAIILEVVNMSSSSYHYSQSHSYKSYPEELVSEIKSIRTEYKDYGYRSVTMELHNRGIKANHKLVLKIMNKHGLLCHAFDRKTRKYNSYKGNVGKRAKNKLNRRFITDRPFQKITTDVTELRWGNGTTSERAYFTAFMDMYSDEVISWNISLHPNVEFVTDTLDALIERLPELPYRMTIHSDQGFQYQNYEYVSRLKKNRIIQSMSRKATCLDNAIMESFFHILKVGTVHNNEYSSYEHLKEEISKYIYYYNNKRIKAKLAGKTPVEYRNLSDRLIA comes from the coding sequence ATTGCATGCCTTAACTCAGAAGAAGAAAAACTCTCAAATCAAGAAAAAGCACAAATAATAAATGAGTTAAGGCAAGAATTCAACGAACCCTTGGCAATCATATTAGAAGTCGTAAACATGTCCAGTAGTAGTTACCATTATTCACAGAGCCATTCTTACAAGTCATATCCAGAAGAGCTAGTGTCTGAAATCAAATCAATTCGTACAGAGTATAAAGACTATGGATATCGCAGTGTAACAATGGAACTTCATAACCGTGGGATCAAGGCCAATCATAAATTAGTTCTTAAAATAATGAACAAACACGGACTCCTTTGTCATGCCTTTGATAGAAAAACTAGAAAATATAATTCTTATAAAGGAAATGTTGGCAAAAGAGCCAAGAACAAACTAAACAGAAGGTTTATTACCGATAGACCCTTTCAGAAGATCACTACCGATGTTACTGAACTTCGCTGGGGTAATGGGACCACATCAGAAAGAGCATATTTTACGGCATTCATGGATATGTACAGTGATGAGGTCATCAGTTGGAATATAAGTCTTCATCCTAACGTCGAATTCGTTACAGATACATTGGATGCGTTGATTGAGAGATTACCAGAACTGCCTTACCGAATGACGATACATTCTGATCAAGGATTTCAGTATCAAAACTATGAGTATGTATCTAGACTAAAGAAAAATCGCATCATCCAAAGCATGAGTCGCAAAGCAACATGCTTGGATAATGCGATAATGGAAAGTTTCTTTCACATTTTAAAAGTAGGAACTGTACATAACAACGAGTACAGTTCATATGAACATTTGAAAGAGGAAATATCCAAATATATCTACTACTACAACAATAAACGAATAAAAGCAAAATTGGCCGGAAAGACCCCGGTAGAATACCGAAATCTTTCCGACCGACTTATTGCTTAA
- a CDS encoding helix-turn-helix domain-containing protein — protein MFSKEIKIKVVLDYLSGKSYTSITRKYGIKGSATIYHWVRLFKEFGVEGLTNNYSKTFYDYSFKIKVITWRVDHRASYPVTAKRYKIRNPTTIWQWERDLESGRLKPNDRRSGKMTDKKPRTAEELKHLEEENRRLKIRVAYLEKLHALTQKKKNSQIKKKHK, from the coding sequence ATGTTTTCAAAAGAAATTAAAATTAAGGTAGTTCTTGATTATCTTTCAGGTAAAAGCTACACGTCTATCACTAGAAAGTACGGTATCAAAGGCTCCGCAACTATTTATCATTGGGTACGTTTGTTCAAAGAATTTGGAGTTGAAGGGCTCACCAACAATTACTCAAAGACTTTCTATGATTATTCGTTTAAAATCAAAGTAATAACTTGGCGAGTCGATCATAGAGCATCATATCCAGTAACTGCTAAAAGATATAAGATCCGTAATCCTACGACAATCTGGCAATGGGAACGAGATCTTGAATCGGGTCGCCTAAAACCAAATGATAGGCGGTCTGGGAAAATGACTGATAAAAAACCACGTACGGCAGAAGAACTTAAACATTTAGAAGAAGAGAATCGTCGGCTTAAGATACGGGTAGCTTACTTGGAAAAATTGCATGCCTTAACTCAGAAGAAGAAAAACTCTCAAATCAAGAAAAAGCACAAATAA
- a CDS encoding Cof-type HAD-IIB family hydrolase, with translation MTYKLIAIDIDDTLLTSAKTISSQTKAQIRLALERNIKVVLCSGRPHKAMYKYAQQLGIYGTNQYMITNGGAIIENLNSDIIFQNTLPNIFYHYFVDFVDKNSLSYCVFDVNGNVYTSNHSDIDPFTIAMAFENGDGLHIRNPEEMPSNFEITKAVINGDEEKINRITNFIKAEFSDYFVVRTGIGYLEIFPNDVNKGIALKHLANHLNISLSDIIAFGDRDNDIPLLETVGLGIAMKNATVGTKAVCDYITTDNNHDGVGKALAKFV, from the coding sequence ATGACGTATAAACTAATTGCCATCGATATTGATGATACTTTATTAACTAGTGCCAAAACTATTTCTAGTCAAACTAAGGCTCAAATTCGACTAGCTTTGGAAAGAAACATTAAGGTTGTCCTTTGTTCTGGTCGTCCACACAAAGCCATGTACAAATATGCTCAACAGCTTGGTATTTATGGAACGAATCAATATATGATCACTAACGGCGGTGCTATTATCGAAAATCTCAATAGTGATATAATCTTTCAAAATACTCTACCAAATATTTTTTATCATTATTTTGTCGATTTTGTTGATAAAAATTCGCTATCTTATTGTGTTTTTGATGTGAACGGCAACGTTTATACTAGCAACCATTCTGATATTGATCCTTTTACCATTGCAATGGCCTTTGAAAATGGCGACGGTTTACACATTAGAAATCCCGAAGAAATGCCAAGTAATTTTGAAATAACTAAAGCTGTGATTAATGGTGATGAAGAAAAAATCAATCGTATCACTAATTTTATTAAAGCTGAGTTTAGCGATTACTTTGTTGTTAGAACTGGTATCGGTTATTTAGAAATTTTTCCTAACGATGTCAATAAAGGAATTGCACTAAAGCATCTTGCCAATCATCTAAATATAAGTCTCAGTGACATTATTGCTTTTGGTGACCGTGACAATGACATTCCTTTATTGGAAACTGTTGGATTAGGTATTGCAATGAAAAACGCCACTGTTGGTACAAAAGCTGTCTGTGACTACATTACAACTGATAATAATCATGACGGTGTCGGTAAAGCATTGGCAAAATTTGTCTAA